The DNA sequence TTCAGGTATCGTGTCTGATGATTGGTTGGGAACAGTTGCACCTTTGTAAACTGGATCATAAATGTGAGACTGTAGCCTCCAGGGAACAGTTTTGTAGAGGGTGAAGAAGGGACTTACTCTTTTGATAGTGCCTGGGAGTTGCTGCATTAGTCCAACAAACTGAAAACCACTTTGTTGTCCTCCAACCATGCTGATAAGTAAAAAGAAAATAAGACTTTAattagttttaattttatgaatACATTTCTTATTGTAGATGTCAGAAATAGCCTTACTCTGACTCCACTTTCTTTTCGGTCAGCATCTGCTCTGTCTGGGAATCATGAAGAGCAGATGCATTGCAGGAGAGATCCTCAACAGAAGCCACCATAGGTTCAAGTTGTGACCGAGTGAATTCTGCTCGCCGGCCCGACCCGGGGCTGTCCATGTCCTCCTGCAGGGCTGAAAAACCTGCACAGGACAACATAGTTTCTGATAAAATGGCAGTGTATAAAAAAGCATGCTATgtcaagtaaaaataaatacatttaatcaaAAGTTGAGAGAAcacatgtttaaatgctaaTTTAGAGCTTGTTGAGGTTTTGGTTAGCTCTTAATAGTACAAGACAAACATGCTCTATAAATGGAGGTACGGTCATAAATACCTTCACTATGATCCAGTGATATGGTTTGTTCAATTTCTGCATAGGTGTGTTCCTGACTCGACAGCATGATCTTTGTTTCAATGAGATGCACAATGTCCATGCGGTTGATTTTTGTAAGTGTCTTTATCAAAGTGCTCTCTGTAgaagataaattacaaatatACATTAAGTACTCTGGTTAATAGAACAACACAGAAGATGGAAACTAAACACAATCTCAGGCTCACCTGCTGCATTTTTGCCTTCTCTTTCTTTCCATAGCTTTATGAGGGCATAGCTTTGGTCTTGTAGGGAATTGGGGTTCTCATTTCTTATTTGACTGATTTGAGAATCACTAAATTCAAGCTCTCGAGCTAATTCTgcataaacaaaaaacattggaTAGCACATTTTCTGGTTAAACAAACAATGCAATAGAATGCACAGATATTCACATGTGTAAATACAAATCAGTTACCACAGTTACATTTTCCTACAAGAAAATTCCtgaaaatttttacatttttggcaTTCTTGGCACTTCAAATAAACCTAATATAAATCCAAAATTTCAATTGTTAATCCCCTTTCAACTAAACAAAGGTGGATAAAATGAGTGCCCTCATCACTTGTAGTGTACTCACCAAACCAGCTGAAACCAAGGTGGTCAGCCATGACAGCCAGACGACTTTCTCTCCTGTCGGCCTCAATCTGTGGATCTACTGCAAATTGCAGCACAGCATCAAGAAACACATGAGCACAAGCAATCCATTTATTGACAGTGCTAAGCTAAAACAGTCACTGGCTTTCCTTATCTGTTAACTTTAagtgaattttattttaatttctaaGCAAATGTACAAATGAAAGAATTACCATTTTAGACAATGACGATTTAACAACAGACAAGCAgtcttttctaaataaatgccaTGAGTAACCCTTAAAGAATTTGTGAACATTTggaaataatttataataaagagATTCTTCTAATTTGCAATTAAACTGTATACCGTCAATAATTATACTGACATAAACTGCTTTCATGTTaatcttttaaaacacatagaagGAAAGATACAGAGACAGTCACAAACACAGCCCAAACATCACAGAAGAATCACGAAGAGTTGAAGCTTTAGTTACAACAAAGAGAGGCAACATGTTCATCACTGAGGTGCTGAGGCAGATGAGAAAGAGATAATGGGCCCCAAGAAATGGGGGATACCTTGACTTCGGACTCTATCAGCAGGGATTCGTTCCATCTGCGTCTCAACAGGGTCGTCCCATCTGGGCCTAATGACCAAGGGATCCTCAGGGAAAGGCATTTGCATGTCAGGAAAAGGTTCAATCTCTATTACAGAGGCATCGATAGTGCTGCTTTCGTCATCAGACAGGGCAGCCGcctcttctttttctttctctgccTGAGCCAAACTTTCTACTACCTTAGCTGCCTCATGACTAATCTCTTCAGAAAACGCAACAGGCTGTTTCTTTGTGTCAGTGGATAGgccctttttttgttttgctggTGTGGAGGTTTGGATCGGCTGCCCAGGCTTTCCCCTGACCGGTAGTCTTGATGGAAGCGTCTTAACTTTGTTGGAAAAGTCGGTGCTTGCTGGGCGACCCTGGTCTTTTTTGGTTGGTTTCTTTTTAGAATCACTTTCACAGAAGCTCTTGGCTTTGGAAGACTTTGTAATGCTGTAGCCTACAGATAGACCCGTATCTGTCTCAGATTTTCTTCTTGATTGAGGTTTTATTGGCAGCTTTGACTTCTTATCCTTAGTTGGCTCTGCATGATTCACAGGGCTCTGGGGTTCTGACTTCAGGGAGCTGGCTTTAACAGGGATTCTAGATTTAGGTTTCTCCTCCTCTTTGGAGGTGGGTTTTCTAGCTTTTCTAGCTGACGAAGAGGCTGCAGGCTGACTTTTAGAAACTAGAGTACTTTGGGATTTTGACAAAATAGGGGATGTTTTATCAGGGGATTTGGGTAATTCTATAACTGAGTGCTGGTCCTCTGGTGAGGAATCTGAGGACTCTTGGTCCTGTTGGGAATGAACTGATCTAGTAATTGTTGACTCTGCTGTCTGAATATTGGTTATGACAGTGTCAGAGGAAATGAGATCAGACTCTATATTTCTCTCTTTtattacattgtctgatttAACCTGTACTGTTTCTGTCATTGTTTGGTCCTTCTCTGAGGTTTTTTTTGAAACACCTAATTGGACTGAGGTCTTAGACTTTGAGGCATCTGATAGTGTAACTGCGGCCTCAGCTGATGAATGGACAGTTAAATCTGCAGCCTCTTCAGACATGTCATTATCCTCTTCTGTCTTAATTTTCAAGGAGAGGTTGCAGCCAACCTCATTCACAGCATCACTGGATGCTCTACCAGGTTCGCCCCCTCCATCTTCAGCTATACCCTCTTCAATGGGTTGCTCTCCTATTTGGTAAAATGCAAACCCTTCCTCTTCGTAACTTCTTTTTGTCATGTCTATCGCACCGCTTCTTGTCATCTCAAAAAGTTTTCCCTCCTGAAAGAGGAAAGGGTTTCGTTCACTCGTCGGCGTACCCTCCTCAGTAGGAGTCCGTGTGTCAGGAGTTTCCCCTTGGGAGTGTGAATCTACTACCAGGCCCAAAATCTTTTGCTCTTCCTCTTTGAGTCTTGCTGCAAATGCATCATCATCTTCTCGCATTGAATTCCAGACATCTGTTTCTGCTTTTGCTGTAACTCCTCTAGATTCGGTCTTAGGAGGTTCCTCTTCAGCATCATCTTCCTCTGTGTCATCATAAATACATATTTCTGGTTTAAACGTTTCCTTAGTTTGCCCAATAATAATTGGTATAGAATTAATATCTAGGCTGCCACTACAAATATCTACATAAGGCGTCTCTGCATGCTTCATGTAATCACCTTTAATCTCATCTGTTACATTACACTCTTCCTGACTATGTGATTTGTGATTATCTTTTTTGTGACTGGCTGCCTCATTCTGCTGTTCATGAATCTCTTGACTTTCCCTGGATCTTTTTAAGCTTTCCTCTTTTTGCTCATCTGTTATATTAGCAGCAACTTTGCTGTTGTTAGAGGCAGTTTTGTTCAACTGTGCTAACTCTGAATTAACATATTCCTTGTCCTTATGTTTCTCACTGTTTGATTCTTGAAGGGTCTGAGGTTTCACTGTATGCTTTTCTGAGACAGACTGAGGTTTCCCCACTGTTGATTCAGCTGGAGATGCTGCACTGTGGGCCACGGTTTGGTGAATGTCTTCAGCTGTTTTGGGGCTCTTATGTGTACCTGCTGGAAAAGGAGAGGGAGGTTGTACTTTAATGATCGGTTCAACAGACCGTGCTACTTCTGAAGCTTGTTTGGACTCAATAAACCCAACATCATCCATAGAGGATGTTTCATGTTTGGATGCAAGCACAAACAGCTTGATGCTGTCATCTCCTGCATCAGAGGTTACCAAGGTCTTAGAGGACTCACTATCTTTTCTATTGTCCTTTTTGTCTTTTGCATCTTGTTCCAtttcatcaaatgtttttattttggcagccattttaaacatttcttCCTCTGGAGTAATTTTCCTCTGTGTCAGGCCACACTTCAACTCATCATCTTCTACTGCCTCCTCAGGAATTACAGATGGCTTAAAGGGAACAATCAGGACCATGGGGTCTGGGGTTTTAGGATTGACCTCATAACTTACCTCTTCAGAACTAGGTGTGTCAGGTGAGAGGGGACTCTTACCCGAACTTGTCATCAGGGACGTCTGCTCACAACTGTCCTCGTCAACATTACCCTCCTGTTCTTTGTGAATTCTACTACGCAAAATGTCTGGGGGGATTTCAGGGGCTTTGGAGGATGTCAGGTGCCCTGTGTTCACACTGGGTTGTTCTACTGAAGGTGGAAAAGCCAGGATGGATTTCTGCTCTATGGGACTGCTTTCTAAGGAGTCACGGCACGGGGATTCTTTTGTTGGGCTAGGCTCAATTGAGTCTGGGGTTTTATGGGAAGAGTTGTCTTCTATCAAAGGACTACCCTCTAAAGAGTCTCGGTGGCTAATAGGAAAAGAGTCATCGGCTACTGGACTTAGGGTTTCTGAATCTTGGTGTCTAAGAGGCAGCACTAAACCACCATGATCCTGTGTGGCTGCCCTTGAGGCCAGGGGGTCAGTAGAGGTTGGTGTAGGCTGACCATCAAAGGATTCCTCATCACTCAAAAAGCTTTCTAATGTTTCAGATGCTCTTTTTGTCAGTTTTCGAGGTTTAGATGGTTTAGATGATATAGAAATAATGTCCTTATCAACAGAACTTTGTTCACCCCCAAATGTAACTACTTTACTATGAGGACTACATATTGACtcactttttgtttgtttgttcactgCTTTGTTCACTGTTGGATGGTGAGTTGTATCTTCAGACGTCTGTTCGCCAGTTGTCTTCACCTCAGTTGAAAAGGAAACGGATACTTTACTTGTCTTCTCTTTAGATGTGACCGCCACTGTTTTTGATGTCCTTCCAAGTGTAGACATAGCTGGTTTTTGGGGTGATGCTGAGGGGCTTTCAGGGCTTGTTTCTGGAGTTTCAGCCATTCCTTCATGTTTGTAACTTTCCTCAGAACTTGCGGTGGCTTCCACTTCACCAAGGCTTGCATTGGGTGACTCGATCAATCCTTCATGTTTAAGGCTGTCTGGGCTGTCATCAAATGCACTGTTTTCTGTACCACTGTCGGGCAAAAGGTCTGTGCCATGTTTTGACAATCTTTCTGAAATTGCTTTTGTCATACCCGAGTCTGGTCCAGGGGCCACAACTTCACCACCTTTATCTTGCTGGCACTGAAGACTCTTTTGATcttgtttaatttctttaaagtgTTTTGAGTGAGGACTAATTTTGAGCTCTTTGTTTTTTTCATGGTGGTCTTCAGACTTTACAACATCATGGGACACTTCATGTGAAGGTGCTTGGGGAAGACATTCTGACTTTGTGAGTGTGGCCTCTGGTTGAACTGTTGTGTGCTCTGTTTTAGAAGGTCCTTTATGCTCAAAAAGCCCAGACTTTCTTTTGGAGGGGTCTTGGCCTGTTTGAAATGCTCTCATTAGTTCTCTTACAGACATAGTTTCTTCTAGTTTCTCAGACTCAGGTTTTGTTGTTCTGGGAGGAGTCTGTTTCTGGGGTGAAGCAGATTGCCTTTTCATGCCGGATGTTTTTTGCTCTTTGACAATAGAGGTCACTTTGCTTTCTGCTACTTTATATGGGGGGTTTTGCCctatttgttttttatgaccTTTTTGTTCTTCCTCTACTTTCTTTTGAAGAGCCTTAACTTTCTCTTTAATGGAACCAATTGGTGTCTCTTCAACTACTGGTGACACAGGAGACTTTTTTTGGTCACCAGGAACAGGCAGTAGGACATCACCTTCTGAAGTCTTTTCAGTGGTTTTACTGACAATAACTTCTTTGGTGCTAACTGACTGTGTTTCATCAGTGTGCCCGTGAGGTCCCTTCCGTCTGATTGGCTTTTTTACTTCTGCTGTATGAGTTTTAGTGTCTTTTACCATTGTAGGGACAATTTTTCGACCACCTCTGCGCAGAACAACCTCAGTGAACTTTTGCTGCGATGCTGTGTCTTGGGATGCAGGGTTAGATGTTTCCGGCACATCCAAAAGATACTCCTTCACTTCACTGCTTTGAACAGTTTCTGTGCCGGACATGCCCTTTGGTCTTTGAGACCCTCGGTTGACTCTAGCCTCCTTTAGAAGTGATTCTTGAGATTCAAAGGCTGCCATCATTTTGGCTTCTTCAATTTCACTGTCTGTTAGCAGAACCCACCCTTCATCCCTCCTATACGAACGGTTCTCAGCTTTCGCAGACTCTTCCTTGTCAAATGTTCCACTTCTCAGAATTTCACTAACTTTCTCCAGATCCTCTTTGACTTTTTCCATTATCTCAAAAGGCTCTGCTGACACCTCCTCTGCCCCCTTATCTAAATAATCCCCTTGCATTGGACCTGCTTTCTCTGAGGAATCAGTGGTCAGAATAGCAGTCATTTTGATAAGGTCTTGCTTCATCTCTGAGACTTCCGAAAGTAAATCTGGACTCGCAAGTGCCGGTGAGTCTCGGATCAACTGTGTTTTCAGGTATGATGCTTCTGTTGTCTCAGTGTCTTCATCATCTTCCATTGTGACAACAGACATTGAAGGAGCAAATTAaccaaaatttaaattaaagggACAGAGATTGGAAAAGGAGTTAAAGGGATAAGTTTCAAGGTTCAGAAGGCATCAAGATAAGGTAACTGGACTGTGGGATGATAAGTAGAGGGTTGGAATTATGGGAGAATAACAACTGCAAAGCAAATACTAGGTGGATCTTAAAGATGAGAAGAAAAAAGCAGGAAATAACTTGCTTATCCACATTTGCTACACggcacactcacacacactgacagtgaaacaaacaaacatgacaatCACAAATGGAGATTGAAACAAGTAAACACTGGGAGAGAAGAACTgataaataataacacaaagTACACATCTCAAGATCGCTCAAGATGTATAACTCATGTCTACAGGAAAGAGGGGAGAGTGAAAGCTCAACAAACTCAGCCCATCAAAACAAGTCttgaaacatgtttttttttaaaaaccagtGATAAGAAACTAAATCCATAATTGTTTATGAAATGAAATCTTAATATTGTGGTTTGTGAAGGtggaaataaatgtatttgaaaAGCTCAATGCCTAAATGaccaaaattataaataaaaatactcaATTGAATTATCAATAAAACTGTTAAATAAAGTGCATTGAATcattaattaatgaattaattaatTCACACACAAAGCAACATTTAAACACTTTGTTAGCTGTTATTTCAATGGTAAACAAACAGATGTTATTTAACAAGTTATTTTAGTCTGGTTTGTGAATAATATGTGGATGAATGTGGACACAATAAGTTCATTATGTTAATTCATGCGAGGATGTATTTTAATGCTATAATATGCAGTAAAATCACATCCTAGAGATTGGTGTACTTTCAGCTTGGTCGCAACAGTTTGGGAAGTGCACATTTCTATTCAAACATGATAAAACCTCATGCACATTTAAAAAGAGTTTACTCAGTCTAGTGTGGAAGAACTTAACTGGGCTGCATAAATCCCAGACCTGAAAGCCTCCTTTGGGATAAATTTCATAAAATGCAACGTCAATGCCTGACATCTCCCACATTTAAATCCCTGCATTTCTATTCTAACATCAAGTGAAAAGCCCTCACAAGACACAAGAACATCACAGATGTCAGGCCGTGATGGATACCCATT is a window from the Misgurnus anguillicaudatus chromosome 21, ASM2758022v2, whole genome shotgun sequence genome containing:
- the ank2b gene encoding ankyrin-2b isoform X8 — translated: MAHAAASIKKARVEMEQAPDLKALEKAREKRRRSRERAERRRKSDSNTSFLRAARAGNIDKVLEFLKGGVDIGTSNQNGLNALHLAAKEGHLDLVQELLGRGSSVDSATKKGNTALHIASLAGQVEVVKILVKRGADINSQSLNGFTPLYMAAQENHLDVVRYLLENGGNQSTATEDGFTPLAIALQQGHNQVVSILLENDTKGKVRLPALHIAARKDDTKSAALLLQNDHNADVQSKMMVNRTTESGFTPLHIAAHYGNVNVATLLLNRGAAVDFTARNGITPLHVASKRGNTNMVHLLLERGAQIDAKTRDGLTPLHCAARSGHDTAVELLLERGAPMLARTKNGLSPLHMAAQGDHVECVKHLLQHKAPVDDVTLDYLTALHVAAHCGHYRVTKLLLDKRANPNARALNGFTPLHIACKKNRVKVMELLVKYGAFIQAITESGLTPIHVASFMGHLNIVLLLLQNGASPDVSNIRGETALHMAARAGQVEVVRCLLRNGAMVDARAREDQTPLHIASRLGKTEIVQLLLQHMAHPDAATSNGYTPLHIAAREGHLDVATVLLEAGAAHSLATKKGFTPLHVASKYGSLDVAKLLLQRRASPDSAGKNGLTPLHVAAHYDNQKVALLLLDKGASPHATAKNGYTPLHIAAKKNQMEIATTLLQYGAETNIQTKQGVTPLHLVSQEGHSEMAALLLQKGAHVNAPTKSGLTSLHLAAQEDKVGVGEILVKNGGNIDQQTKLGYTPLIVACHYGNAKMVNFLLTTGASVNAKTKNGYTPLHQAAQQGNTHIINVLLQYGAKPNAITVNGNTALAIARRLGYISVVDTLKVVTEEIITTTTTVTEKHKLNVPETMTEILDVSDEEGDDTMTGDGIEYLRAEDLRELGDDSLPGQYLDGMNYLRFSLEGGRSDSLDRSYTSTQQGYYPAKHYGMFEDMIYGNQMSARENEKDWETEILDNIALSSSPAHSGHSSPCRDHDNSSFLVSFMVDARGGAMRGCRHNGLRLLIPPRKCSAPTRVTCRLVKRHRLASMPPMMEGDGLASRVIEVGPSGAQFLGKLHLPHAPPPLNEGESLVSRILQLGPPGTKFLGPVIVEIPHFAALRGKERELVILRSETGESWKEHHCEYTEEELNQILNGTDEGLDPPEELERKRICRIITRDFPQYFAVVSRVKQDSNLIGPEGGILSSTVVPQVQAVFPEGALTKRIRVGLQTQPMMVDIVRKNLGNKATFSPIVTLEPRRRKFHKPITMTIPVPKSSADPNPSGFGGDTPTLRLLCSITGGTTPAQWEDITGTTPLTFTNDCVSFTTNVSARFWLIDCRQVQESVNFATLVYREIICVPYMAKFVIFAKTHDPIEARLRCFCMTDDKMDKTLEQQENFTEVARSRDVEVLEGKPIFADCFGNLVPLTKSGQHHVFSFYAFKENRLALFIKIRDNTQEPCGRLSFTKEPRSYRTLSHSAICNLNITLPAYSKTSRTLEKYDEDTETTEASYLKTQLIRDSPALASPDLLSEVSEMKQDLIKMTAILTTDSSEKAGPMQGDYLDKGAEEVSAEPFEIMEKVKEDLEKVSEILRSGTFDKEESAKAENRSYRRDEGWVLLTDSEIEEAKMMAAFESQESLLKEARVNRGSQRPKGMSGTETVQSSEVKEYLLDVPETSNPASQDTASQQKFTEVVLRRGGRKIVPTMVKDTKTHTAEVKKPIRRKGPHGHTDETQSVSTKEVIVSKTTEKTSEGDVLLPVPGDQKKSPVSPVVEETPIGSIKEKVKALQKKVEEEQKGHKKQIGQNPPYKVAESKVTSIVKEQKTSGMKRQSASPQKQTPPRTTKPESEKLEETMSVRELMRAFQTGQDPSKRKSGLFEHKGPSKTEHTTVQPEATLTKSECLPQAPSHEVSHDVVKSEDHHEKNKELKISPHSKHFKEIKQDQKSLQCQQDKGGEVVAPGPDSGMTKAISERLSKHGTDLLPDSGTENSAFDDSPDSLKHEGLIESPNASLGEVEATASSEESYKHEGMAETPETSPESPSASPQKPAMSTLGRTSKTVAVTSKEKTSKVSVSFSTEVKTTGEQTSEDTTHHPTVNKAVNKQTKSESICSPHSKVVTFGGEQSSVDKDIISISSKPSKPRKLTKRASETLESFLSDEESFDGQPTPTSTDPLASRAATQDHGGLVLPLRHQDSETLSPVADDSFPISHRDSLEGSPLIEDNSSHKTPDSIEPSPTKESPCRDSLESSPIEQKSILAFPPSVEQPSVNTGHLTSSKAPEIPPDILRSRIHKEQEGNVDEDSCEQTSLMTSSGKSPLSPDTPSSEEVSYEVNPKTPDPMVLIVPFKPSVIPEEAVEDDELKCGLTQRKITPEEEMFKMAAKIKTFDEMEQDAKDKKDNRKDSESSKTLVTSDAGDDSIKLFVLASKHETSSMDDVGFIESKQASEVARSVEPIIKVQPPSPFPAGTHKSPKTAEDIHQTVAHSAASPAESTVGKPQSVSEKHTVKPQTLQESNSEKHKDKEYVNSELAQLNKTASNNSKVAANITDEQKEESLKRSRESQEIHEQQNEAASHKKDNHKSHSQEECNVTDEIKGDYMKHAETPYVDICSGSLDINSIPIIIGQTKETFKPEICIYDDTEEDDAEEEPPKTESRGVTAKAETDVWNSMREDDDAFAARLKEEEQKILGLVVDSHSQGETPDTRTPTEEGTPTSERNPFLFQEGKLFEMTRSGAIDMTKRSYEEEGFAFYQIGEQPIEEGIAEDGGGEPGRASSDAVNEVGCNLSLKIKTEEDNDMSEEAADLTVHSSAEAAVTLSDASKSKTSVQLGVSKKTSEKDQTMTETVQVKSDNVIKERNIESDLISSDTVITNIQTAESTITRSVHSQQDQESSDSSPEDQHSVIELPKSPDKTSPILSKSQSTLVSKSQPAASSSARKARKPTSKEEEKPKSRIPVKASSLKSEPQSPVNHAEPTKDKKSKLPIKPQSRRKSETDTGLSVGYSITKSSKAKSFCESDSKKKPTKKDQGRPASTDFSNKVKTLPSRLPVRGKPGQPIQTSTPAKQKKGLSTDTKKQPVAFSEEISHEAAKVVESLAQAEKEKEEAAALSDDESSTIDASVIEIEPFPDMQMPFPEDPLVIRPRWDDPVETQMERIPADRVRSQVDPQIEADRRESRLAVMADHLGFSWFELARELEFSDSQISQIRNENPNSLQDQSYALIKLWKEREGKNAAESTLIKTLTKINRMDIVHLIETKIMLSSQEHTYAEIEQTISLDHSEGFSALQEDMDSPGSGRRAEFTRSQLEPMVASVEDLSCNASALHDSQTEQMLTEKKVESDMVGGQQSGFQFVGLMQQLPGTIKRGDDVPEISPQTVTEEQYTDEHGNMVIKKITRKVIRKFVSADGVEREEVMMMEGPQQEAVRVDDADAFSKVVKRTVVRSTGDQTQVTFSEPFAYGGATAFEEEPVQGRKVSKVVKTTVVQGERMEKHIGDPSLSLDLPSAKDDFEKALSFVGFGKVLVPHLVEREVVKEDGSVVRRTRMHKTRTQKRTVVRDGQAKQTHLERLEDTPDTLRPDDLHQHLHQLLQRYCTPEITDQPDEAQDSDAGQTDDPE
- the ank2b gene encoding ankyrin-2b isoform X2; translated protein: MAHAAASIKKARVEMEQAPDLKALEKAREKRRRSRERAERRRKSDSNTSFLRAARAGNIDKVLEFLKGGVDIGTSNQNGLNALHLAAKEGHLDLVQELLGRGSSVDSATKKGNTALHIASLAGQVEVVKILVKRGADINSQSLNGFTPLYMAAQENHLDVVRYLLENGGNQSTATEDGFTPLAIALQQGHNQVVSILLENDTKGKVRLPALHIAARKDDTKSAALLLQNDHNADVQSKSGFTPLHIAAHYGNVNVATLLLNRGAAVDFTARNGITPLHVASKRGNTNMVHLLLERGAQIDAKTRDGLTPLHCAARSGHDTAVELLLERGAPMLARTKNGLSPLHMAAQGDHVECVKHLLQHKAPVDDVTLDYLTALHVAAHCGHYRVTKLLLDKRANPNARALNGFTPLHIACKKNRVKVMELLVKYGAFIQAITESGLTPIHVASFMGHLNIVLLLLQNGASPDVSNIRGETALHMAARAGQVEVVRCLLRNGAMVDARAREDQTPLHIASRLGKTEIVQLLLQHMAHPDAATSNGYTPLHIAAREGHLDVATVLLEAGAAHSLATKKGFTPLHVASKYGSLDVAKLLLQRRASPDSAGKNGLTPLHVAAHYDNQKVALLLLDKGASPHATAKNGYTPLHIAAKKNQMEIATTLLQYGAETNIQTKQGVTPLHLVSQEGHSEMAALLLQKGAHVNAPTKSGLTSLHLAAQEDKVGVGEILVKNGGNIDQQTKLGYTPLIVACHYGNAKMVNFLLTTGASVNAKTKNGYTPLHQAAQQGNTHIINVLLQYGAKPNAITVNGNTALAIARRLGYISVVDTLKVVTEEIITTTTTVTEKHKLNVPETMTEILDVSDEEVLLHVDDGAMSDDSIDFEGDDTMTGDGIEYLRAEDLRELGDDSLPGQYLDGMNYLRFSLEGGRSDSLDRSYTSTQQGYYPAKHYGMFEDMIYGNQMSARENEKDWETEILDNIALSSSPAHSGHSSPCRDHDNSSFLVSFMVDARGGAMRGCRHNGLRLLIPPRKCSAPTRVTCRLVKRHRLASMPPMMEGDGLASRVIEVGPSGAQFLGKLHLPHAPPPLNEGESLVSRILQLGPPGTKFLGPVIVEIPHFAALRGKERELVILRSETGESWKEHHCEYTEEELNQILNGTDEGLDPPEELERKRICRIITRDFPQYFAVVSRVKQDSNLIGPEGGILSSTVVPQVQAVFPEGALTKRIRVGLQTQPMMVDIVRKNLGNKATFSPIVTLEPRRRKFHKPITMTIPVPKSSADPNPSGFGGDTPTLRLLCSITGGTTPAQWEDITGTTPLTFTNDCVSFTTNVSARFWLIDCRQVQESVNFATLVYREIICVPYMAKFVIFAKTHDPIEARLRCFCMTDDKMDKTLEQQENFTEVARSRDVEVLEGKPIFADCFGNLVPLTKSGQHHVFSFYAFKENRLALFIKIRDNTQEPCGRLSFTKEPRSYRTLSHSAICNLNITLPAYSKESDSEQEPDEETSRTLEKYDEDTETTEASYLKTQLIRDSPALASPDLLSEVSEMKQDLIKMTAILTTDSSEKAGPMQGDYLDKGAEEVSAEPFEIMEKVKEDLEKVSEILRSGTFDKEESAKAENRSYRRDEGWVLLTDSEIEEAKMMAAFESQESLLKEARVNRGSQRPKGMSGTETVQSSEVKEYLLDVPETSNPASQDTASQQKFTEVVLRRGGRKIVPTMVKDTKTHTAEVKKPIRRKGPHGHTDETQSVSTKEVIVSKTTEKTSEGDVLLPVPGDQKKSPVSPVVEETPIGSIKEKVKALQKKVEEEQKGHKKQIGQNPPYKVAESKVTSIVKEQKTSGMKRQSASPQKQTPPRTTKPESEKLEETMSVRELMRAFQTGQDPSKRKSGLFEHKGPSKTEHTTVQPEATLTKSECLPQAPSHEVSHDVVKSEDHHEKNKELKISPHSKHFKEIKQDQKSLQCQQDKGGEVVAPGPDSGMTKAISERLSKHGTDLLPDSGTENSAFDDSPDSLKHEGLIESPNASLGEVEATASSEESYKHEGMAETPETSPESPSASPQKPAMSTLGRTSKTVAVTSKEKTSKVSVSFSTEVKTTGEQTSEDTTHHPTVNKAVNKQTKSESICSPHSKVVTFGGEQSSVDKDIISISSKPSKPRKLTKRASETLESFLSDEESFDGQPTPTSTDPLASRAATQDHGGLVLPLRHQDSETLSPVADDSFPISHRDSLEGSPLIEDNSSHKTPDSIEPSPTKESPCRDSLESSPIEQKSILAFPPSVEQPSVNTGHLTSSKAPEIPPDILRSRIHKEQEGNVDEDSCEQTSLMTSSGKSPLSPDTPSSEEVSYEVNPKTPDPMVLIVPFKPSVIPEEAVEDDELKCGLTQRKITPEEEMFKMAAKIKTFDEMEQDAKDKKDNRKDSESSKTLVTSDAGDDSIKLFVLASKHETSSMDDVGFIESKQASEVARSVEPIIKVQPPSPFPAGTHKSPKTAEDIHQTVAHSAASPAESTVGKPQSVSEKHTVKPQTLQESNSEKHKDKEYVNSELAQLNKTASNNSKVAANITDEQKEESLKRSRESQEIHEQQNEAASHKKDNHKSHSQEECNVTDEIKGDYMKHAETPYVDICSGSLDINSIPIIIGQTKETFKPEICIYDDTEEDDAEEEPPKTESRGVTAKAETDVWNSMREDDDAFAARLKEEEQKILGLVVDSHSQGETPDTRTPTEEGTPTSERNPFLFQEGKLFEMTRSGAIDMTKRSYEEEGFAFYQIGEQPIEEGIAEDGGGEPGRASSDAVNEVGCNLSLKIKTEEDNDMSEEAADLTVHSSAEAAVTLSDASKSKTSVQLGVSKKTSEKDQTMTETVQVKSDNVIKERNIESDLISSDTVITNIQTAESTITRSVHSQQDQESSDSSPEDQHSVIELPKSPDKTSPILSKSQSTLVSKSQPAASSSARKARKPTSKEEEKPKSRIPVKASSLKSEPQSPVNHAEPTKDKKSKLPIKPQSRRKSETDTGLSVGYSITKSSKAKSFCESDSKKKPTKKDQGRPASTDFSNKVKTLPSRLPVRGKPGQPIQTSTPAKQKKGLSTDTKKQPVAFSEEISHEAAKVVESLAQAEKEKEEAAALSDDESSTIDASVIEIEPFPDMQMPFPEDPLVIRPRWDDPVETQMERIPADRVRSQVDPQIEADRRESRLAVMADHLGFSWFELARELEFSDSQISQIRNENPNSLQDQSYALIKLWKEREGKNAAESTLIKTLTKINRMDIVHLIETKIMLSSQEHTYAEIEQTISLDHSEGFSALQEDMDSPGSGRRAEFTRSQLEPMVASVEDLSCNASALHDSQTEQMLTEKKVESDMVGGQQSGFQFVGLMQQLPGTIKRGDDVPEISPQTVTEEQYTDEHGNMVIKKITRKVIRKFVSADGVEREEVMMMEGPQQEAVRVDDADAFSKVVKRTVVRSTGDQTQVTFSEPFAYGGATAFEEEPVQGRKVSKVVKTTVVQGERMEKHIGDPSLSLDLPSAKDDFEKALSFVGFGKVLVPHLVEREVVKEDGSVVRRTRMHKTRTQKRTVVRDGQAKQTHLERLEDTPDTLRPDDLHQHLHQLLQRYCTPEITDQPDEAQDSDAGQTDDPE